TTGCGCATCCGCTCACCCCGGCAGGGACGCTATCAGGTGCGGACGCCGGAGGCATCAGGCCAGCGACCAGCGCAGCTCCCAGGCGACCTCGGGCTCGCCCTGCCGGGCCACGTAGCCGCCCTCGCCCTGGAGGCCGGCCAGGTCGCCGGTGCCCGACCCCTCGACCACCGTCCAGGTGGTGGTGGCCGCGCCGTCGGTGAACCCGCCGCCGAGCCGGAGCACGAAGCTGCCCGGGCGGCCGTCCAGCGACCCGACGAACCGCTCGTAGCCGGCGTAGCTGGCATCGGCCTGGTCGTAGGCCATCAGCAGCCCGGACGTGCCCTCGCCCTCCAGGTCGCCGGTGTAGGTGGTGGTCACGCGGGCGTGGGTGAGCTTGGGGGCCTCGTCGAGCTCGGCCCACGGCTGCTCGTCCCAGGCCTTGATCGTGAAGGTCCCGGTGGCCGTGCCGGATGTCGTGGTCATGGTCTCGATCACCTCCGCGTCCAGTGTCGGCCCGCCGGAGCTGGGAAGGCTTGTAGAAACGCGACGGCCGATCGTCTGGGGAGGTCGAGGGGATGCGGCAGGTCGAGGCGGCGCCACGGGGCGTGCTCGACCCGGGCGCCGGGGCCCGGCGCTTCGAGGTCGGGCGCTCCCGCCCCTGCCCGGACCTGGTTGAGCTGGTCGAGCACTTCTGGACGGTGCGCTGGGACCTCCGGGGCCGCGACCCCCACATCCAGCACACCCTTCCCCACCCGTCGGTGCACCTGGTCGCCGAGCCGGGCCGCTCGGGGGTCATGGGCGTGCTCACCGGGCGCTTCACCCGCGAGCTGGCGGGCGCGGGCCGCGCCTTCGGGATCCGGTTCCGGCCGGCCGGCTTCCACCCGTTCCTTGGCGGCCCCGTCGCGTCCCTCACCGACCGCCGGGTCGCCGTCGCCGCCGTGTTCGGGCCCGACGGCGACCGGCTGGTCGGCGACCTGCTGGCCGCCGCCGGCGAGCCCGAGCTGGCCGCCACCGCCGAGGCGTTCCTCCTCGACCGGCTGCCCGCCCCGGACCCGAACGTTGCCCTGGTCAACCGCGCCGTCGACCTGATCATGGCCGACCAGGACCTGACCCGGGTCGGGGACGCGGCCGGGCGGGCCGGCGTCGGCATCCGCCGGCTCCAGCGGCTGTTCGCCACCTACGTCGGCGTCACCCCCAAGTGGGTCATCCGGCGCTCCCGCCTCCACGAGGCGGTCGAGCGCCTCGACCGGGGCGACCACGTGGACCTGGGGTTCCTGGCCCGCGACCTCGGCTACTTCGACCAGGCCCATTTCGCCAGGGACTTCCGCGCCGCCGTCGGCCGCCCGCCCGCCGCCTACGCCCGCGGGTCGGCCAGCCCCGGCTGAGCCCGGCTACCCGGCGGTCCAGCCGGCGTCGGCGGTGACGATGGCGCCGTTGACGTTGGAGGCCTCGTCGGAGGCGAGCCAGGAGGCCAGGGCCGCGATCTCGTCGGGGTCGGCCGCCTTCTCGGCCAGGGCCAGGCTCTTGCCCAGGCGCTCGAAGGCGAACTGGCTGCGGGGCACCGCCGTGGTGCCGATGTTGGTCTGGACCCCGCCGGGGCAGATCGCGTTGCAGCGGATGCCGTCGGCCCGGTAGGTCCAGGCGATCGAACGGGTCATCCCGACCAGCGCATGCTTGGAGGTCGTGTAGGCGATCCCGGCCCCGCCGCCGCGGAGCCCGGCGACCGAGGCCACGTTGACGATCGCGCCCGCGCCCCGCTCCAGCATGCCCGGCAGGACCTTGCGGCAGAGCATCATCGGCCCGTTGACGTTGACCGCCATCACCCGGTTCCAGGTCTCGTCGTCGACCTCGTGCGCCGGGAGGAACCAGTCCATGATCCCGGCCACGTTGGCGAGCAGGTCGACCCGGCCGTGGCGCCCGACCGCGTCGTCGACCAGCCGGTCGACCTGGTCCTGGCTGGTGACGTCGGTCATGACCACGGTGGCGTCGTTCCCGCCCTCCCGGACCGCGCCCAGCGTCTCCTCCAGCCCGGCCTGGTTGACGTCGCACCCGACCACGGCCGCGCCCTCCGCGGCCAGCCGCGCCGCCACCGCCCGCCCGATCCCGGACCCGGCCCCGGTGACGACCGCCACCCGTCCCTGGTGCCGTTGGTTGTCCATGCCCGCCTCCCGCGTTCTTGGTCCCGAGGTGGTGGCCCGCGTGTCCACCTCCCGCCAGGCCAGCACACGAAGCGGATCTTCCGACCGGGCCGGGGGGCACGGCAACCGCGAACACGGTCGTCTGCTCGTACGTAACTCGGCCGACGGGCGCGGCCGGCAGCAGCAGCAGGCCGCGCACGATCGGGTTGCTCGACGGCCGCCCATTCGTCGCCTTACCGTCCAACGGTCGCCAATGCCCGAAATCGAGCATCTCGCGGTGGTGGTCAGGCCAGGACCTCGAAGTGGCCCAGGGCGTCGGCGAGCAGGAAGAACCCGACCAGGCCGAGGAGCCACAGCAACCCCTCCCTGGCGCCCCCGCCGAGGTGGTCGCGCAGCCGCTCCAGCAGCCGGTCGGCCTGGTCCCCGAGGGCCAGGTGCGCGGCCAGCAGGGCCAGCGGGGGGAGCACGAAGATCAGGTTGTAGAGCAGCAGCAGCGGCAGCCATTCGGCAACGGCCAGCTCGGCGCGGGTGATCGCCCCCACCGCGCCCAGGTAGGGGAGGGCGGTGGGCAGCTCGAGGGCGGTGACGGCCACCCCGAGGGCGAACACCGCCGCGGGTCGCCCGGCCGCGGGCAGCCGCCGGGGCCGGGCCGGGCCGCGCTCGCGCCGCCGGCCGGGGGCGGCCACGGCGTAGGCCAGCATGGCCGCCCCGAGCACGCCCTGGGCCAGGTAGGCGGCGTCGCTCTCGAGCACCGCCTGCGGCGTGAGCCCCAGGCCGAGGGTGAGGGCCAGGCCGATGGCCAGGTAGCTGACCAGCACCGCGACCACGTACACGGCGACCAGCGGCCGGGCGGGCCGGCCACGGAGCAGGAGCGCGATCGTGGCCAGCAGGGCCGACGGGTTGATGCTGTCGACCACCGCCAGGCCGACGATCGCGGGGAGCAGCTCCATCGGTGGCTAGCGCCGGACCGCCCGCCAGACGGCGGTGACGACGGCCGCGACCAGGGCCATGGCCCCCACCCCGAGAACGACCTCGACCCAGGTCGCCAGGTCATCGGGCTGGAGCCACTGCATGCGGACCTGGTTGGTGACGACGATCGCGATGACGTAGAGCCACCAGGGCGCCCAACGGGCCGGGCGCTGCGCTCGTGCCTGCATGGTCTCGCACCTCCTCGATCTAGCACAGTTGTGCGATAACCACATGGTAGCACGGTTGTGCTATAAAGGTGGCATGCCGAAGCTGGTCGATCCCGAACAGCGCCGGGCGGCGATCGCCGAGGCGGTGTGGACGGTCATCCGCCGCGACGGGCTCCAGCGGGCCTCCGTCCGCAACGTCGCCCGCGAGGCCGGCCTGTCCATGGGCTCGCTGCGCCACTACTTCTCGACCCAGTCCGAGCTGCTGTGCTTCGCCATGCAGCTGGTGGGCGACCGCGCCCGGGCCCGCGTCCGCACCCTGCGCCCGGCCGCCGACCCGCGGCAGGGCGCCGAGCAGCTCCTGGCCGAGCTCGTCCCCCTCGACGACGAGCGCCGGGCCGAGAGCGAGGTCTGGCTGGCCTTCACCGACCGCGCCCTCGTCGACCCCGACCAGCGCGCCATCCACCAGCGCATCCACGACCAGCTCTACGGCGCCTGCGTCACCGCCGTCACCCTCCTGGCCGACGCCGGCCTGACCCCCGCCGACCTCGACGTCCCCCTGGAGGCCACGCGCCTCCAGGCCCTCGTGGACGGTCTCGCCCTCCACGCCGTCATGCGCCCCGAGAAGGTTCCCCCCTCACGGATCAGCGGCGTCATCTCCCACCACCTCGACACCCTCACCGCAACTGGTCCCGCGGGAACAGGGCCGCGCGTCGCGTGACGACGATCGAGGACCTGCTGAGCATCCGGTTCTCGGCTCAGCGGCGCATTCATCACGCCGCCTACGCCAGGGCACTCGGGAGCGCGGTCGGGGCGACCGGCGAGGGCCCGGCCGCCGCGGCGGCGCAGCTCGCCTACCACCGGCAGGAGGCCGGTGACATCGGCCAGGCCATGGGCGCGTGGATCGCCGCCGCCGGCGCGGCCGAGGCCGGTCGACCTGGCCCGCCAGGTCGGGTCGGCCCGGGTGGGATGCGAGGCGCTGAACACGCTGGGCGTGGCCACCTGCTACCTCGAGGACGAGACGGTCGGGCTGGCCCACATCCAGGCCGCGCTGGCCCTCGCCAAGGCGTGCGGGGACTCCCACCAGCAGATGCGAGCACCAGGTCCTCGACCTCATGGCCCAGGGAGCCAGCAACCGGCAGATCGCGGAGGGGCTGTTCATCAGCGAGAAGACCGCCAGCGTCCACGTGTCCAACATCATCCGCAAGCTCGGCGTGTCCAGCCGTGGCGAAGCCGCCTGGGTTGCCTACCGCGCTGGGCTCGTCCCTCAATAGGCGTCGAGCAGCTCCCGCGCCCGCCGGAACACCGCGTCCAGCATCTCCGCGGTGAGGCGCCCTGTTGCGGTGTTCTGCTGGCTGACGTGGTAGGAGCCGAGCAGGACCCGGCCACCGGGGAGGGAGGCCTCGGCGCCGTGGCCGAAGCGGGGCTTGGGGCGGACGGGGCCGAGGTGGCGGAGGGCCTGGTCCCAGGCGAAGGCGCCCAGGGCGACGACGACCCGGACGTCGAGGAGGGCGAGCTCGGCGGTGAGCCAGGGGGCGCAGGTGTCGCGCTCGGAGGGGAGCGGCTTGTTGTCGGGCGGGGCGCACTTGACCGGGGCGGTCACGTAGCAGCCGGTGAGGGCCAGGCCGTCGTCGCGGGAGACCGAGATCGGTTGGTTGGCGAAGCCGGTGCGGTGGAGGCTGGCGAACAGCCAGTCGCCGGAGCGGTCGCCGGTGAAGATGCGGCCGGTGCGGTTGCCGCCGTGGGCGGCCGGGGCGAGGCCGAGGACGAGCAGCCCGGCCGCCGGGTCGCCGAACCCGGGGACGGGGCGGCCCCAGTACTCCTGGTCGCGGAAGGCGGCCCGCTTCTCGGTGGCCACCCGCTCGCGCCAGGCGACCAGGCGGGGGCAGCGCCGGCACCCGGCGACCTGGGCGGCGAGCCGGTCGAGGGACGCGGATGCGGTGCTGGCCATGCCGGCACCGTAGCATCGGGTTCATGGACGGAGCGGAGCAGGTCGACCTGGCCGAGGCGCTGCGGGCGCGCCTGGCCGCCGCCGGCCTCGAGGTCCCGGCCGCTGACGCCGACCGCCTGGAACGCGACCTCGCCCTCCACCTGGAACGGGTCGCCGCCCTGACCGCCGCCGCCGACCTCGACCCCTCCGACCCACCCCTGACCGACCCCACCACCGCGGTGGGGGCGGGCGCCACCCCGGGCGCGAACGCGGACCTCCCCGCCCCAGGCCGGGATGCCACCCCCCCCGGCCGGGGGGCCGGGCTGGTCGAGCAGGCGCGGACGGTGCGGGAGGGGGAGGCGAGCAGCGGGGAGCTGGTCGAGCGGGCCCTGGAACGGATCGGGGAGCTGGACGGGCGGGTGGGGGCGTTCGTGCTCGTGCTGGCGGAGCGGGCGCGGGCCGAGGCGGGGGAGCGGGACGCGGAGCGGCGGCGAGGGGGGGCGACGGGGCCGCTGCACGGGGTGCCGGTGGCGGTCAAGGACCTGATCGACGTGGCCGGGGAGGTCACCGGAGCCGGGTCGCCGAAGCTGGCCGGGAACCTGGCCGGGCGGGACGCCGAGGTGGTGGCCAGGCTGCGGGCGGCCGGGGCGGTGGTGGTGGGCAAGACCCGCACGCATGAGTTCGCCTACGGGGTGGTCACCCCGGGGACGGTCAACCCCTGGGACCCGGGGCGGATCGCCGGGGGCTCCAGCGGGGGGTCGGCCGCCGCCGTGGCCGCCGGGCTGGTCCCGGGGGCGGTCGGGAGCGACACCGCCGGGTCGATCCGCATCCCGGCCTCGTGCTGCGGGATCGTCGGCCTCAAGCCGACCTGGGGCCGGGTGCCGGCCGGCGGGGTGTGGCCGCTGTCGTGGTCCTGCGACCACGTCGGCCCGATGGCCGCCACCGTGGCCGACGTCGCCCTGCTCGACCAGGTGCTGGCCGCCGAGCCGCCCGGGACGGGCGGGGGGGCGCCCCCGGACCCCCCGCGGATCGGGCGGATCGTCGGGGACGACCTCGGCCCGGTCGACCCGGCGGTCACGGCGACCGTCGACGAGCTGTGCCGGCGGCTGGAGGCGGCGGGCGCGACCCTGGACGAGGTCGTCCTGCCGATGGGCGCGGCCCGGGGGGCGGTGGCCACGGTCGTGCTCGCCGAGGCGGCCGCGGCCCACGCCCGGCTGCTGGAGGAGACGGGGGAGGCCGGCTACAGCCGGGCCATGCTGGCCATGATGCGGATCGGCCGCAGCGCCCTGGCCGGGGAGTACCTGACCGGGCTGCGCTACCGGGGCCGGTTCGTGGCCGAGGTCGAGGGGCTGCTGGCCGGCCGGGACGCCCTGCTGCTGCCGACCCTGCCCTGCGCCGCCCCCCCGGCCGGGGAGCGGACGGTGACCATCGCCGGGACCCGGGTCGGCGTGCAGGCCGCCCTGACCCGCCTGCCCGGCCCGTTCAACTGCTCGGGCAGCCCGGTGGTGTCCCTGCCCGCCGGCCTCGCCGGCCGGCTGCCCGTCGGGGTCTCGCTCGTCGGGCGGATCGGCCGCGACCGCGACCTGCTGCGGCTGGCCGCCTGGATCGAGGCCCTGGCCCCGGCGATCGGCCGGCCGGCCGTTGACGCGTAACTGCCCGTGCCCGGCCCGGTCTGGTTGAATGATCAAGAGTCGCCGGGGGCAGGAGGCCACGTGAGCGAACGGGAGCAGAGCCAGCCGGCTCAGACTGGTTCCTCCCGCAGGCGCGGCACCGTCCCGACCTACTCGTGGGCCCGGACCCCGCCGGCCCGGCTGGTCCGCAGCGGCATCCAGTACGGGGCCCTGGTCCCCCTGCTCAAGTTCATCGCGCCGTTCACCGTGATCGGCAAGCGCAACCTGGCCAAGCTCGACGGCCCGGCGGTGTTCGTGGCCAACCACCAGAGCCACTTCGACGCCCCCGTCTGCCTGGCCGCGGTCGGCGGCCGCATCCGGCGGCGGCTGGTCGTGGCCGCGGCCGCCGACTACTTCTACAGCTCGGCCGTGAAGGGCGCGGCCGCGTCGCTGGCCCTGGGCACGGTCCCGTTCGTGCGCTCCGGCGGGTCCAGCCGCGACTCCCTCCAGTTCCTCAAGGACCTGGTCGGCAAGGGCTGGTCGGTGCTGATCTTCCCCTCGGGGACCCGCGGCACCGGCGCCTCCGGCTTCAAGAAGGGCTTCGCCTACCTGGCCATCGACACCGGCGTCCCGGTCGTCCCCATGTACCTGCACGGGCTCGAGCAGGTCATGCCCAAGGGCTCGTTCGTGCCTCTGCCCGGTGGCGTGGTGGTCGGCATCGGCCTCCCGATCCCGCCCGGCGACGACTACAACGACCTCGTGCGGCGGGCCGAGGCCGGGGTGGCCGAGGTGCGCGCGGTGGTCAAGGGCTGGGAAGGGGCGTAGGCCGCCCCGTGCCCCGCAACCCCTTCGCCAACCCCCTGTTCCTCCCCGTCTTCCTGCGGGTGATGCTGCTGATCGTGGTCGGTCTGGCCGCGGTCCTGCTGTCCCAGCGGCGCTCGCTGAAGGTGTGGCGGCGCTCGACCCTGTTCCTGCGCGCCCGCACCTGGTTCGTGATCGGCCCGGTGTTCGTGCTGGCCGTGTTCATCGGCGGGTTCGTGGGCTTCCTGCTGCCCACCTTCGTGGTCGTGCAGGGCTGCTCGGAGTTCGCCCGCATCGCCGGCATCGACCGCCGCTACGCCTACCTGCTCATCCTCTGGGGCGAGTTCGGGCTGCTGGTGGCCGCCCTGGCCAGGGACTTCTTCGGCTTCCTGCCGTTCGGCTTCTTCATCGCCCTGACCCTGCTGCCGATCCTGTCCGGCCAGATCACCGACGCCCACCGGCAGGTCGCCGACACCCTGGTCGGGTACGTGTTCGTGGCCCTGCCCATGGCCTACATCGTGCTGGTCAAGTCGGCCGAGCCCAACGGGCTCGAGTTCCTGCTGATCGTGACCGTGGCCGTGGCCCTGTCGGACATCGCCGCCTACGCCACCGGGTCGGCGCTGCGGGGCCGCAAGCTGATGCCCCGGGTCGACCCGACCAAGACCTGGGGCGGGGTGCTGGGCAACCTGGTCGGGGCGGCGGTCGGGGTCGGCTGGCTGTGGGTGGCCGTCCCGCCGGAGTGGTCGATCGCCGCCGTGGTCGTGCTGGTGCTGGTGATCACGTTCGGCAGCGTCTGGGCCGACCTCACCGGCAGCTTCATCCAGCGGGCCTTCCGGACCGAGGTCCGCAGCACCGTCATCCTCGGCTACGGCGGGGTCCTGAGCCGGATCGACTCGCTGCTGATCACCTTCCCGCTCTCCTACTACGCCCTGATCCTGGTGGACAAGCTGGTCGGATGACCCGGCTGCTCACCCTCGGGCACGGGACGGCGTCGGCCACCGAGCTGCTGGCGCTGCTGGACGGGGCCGGGGTGGCGCGGCTGGTCGACGTCCGCACCGCCCCGGGCAGCCGCCGCCACCCGCACGTCCGCCGCGAGGCCATGGCCGGCTGGCTGGGCACCGCCGGGGTCGGCTACCGCTGGGAGCCGGAGCTGGGCGGGTTCCGCAGGCCCGGCCCGGAGTCGGTGAACCACGCCCTGCGCCATCCCGCCTTCCGCGGTTACGCCGACCACATGCGGACGCCGCCGTTCTGGGCGGCCCTCGACCGCCTGCTGGCCGAGGCCGCGGCCGACCCGACGGCGGCCATGTGCTCGGAGACGCTGTGGTGGCGCTGCCACCGGCGGCTGCTGGCCGACGCCGCCGCGCTGGTCCGCGGGGCCGAGGTCCTGCACCTGGACCACCGGGGCCGGCTGGAGCCGCACCGCCCCACCGAGGGTGTCCGCCGCGACGGCGACCTGCTCGCCTACGACCTGGGCGCCACCCCGCCGCTGCCCGAGGCGTGACCCCGGGGGCGCCGCGCCGGCCCCCCCGATGGATCGGGTCCCAGCGACCGGCGGTGCATGGCGAACAGCAGGCCGTAGGGTTCGCCGTCCGGATCGGGAGGCCGGGTCACGTACTCGTCCAGGATCGCCAGCACCCTGGACTCGAGCTCCTCGCGCGACGCCCTGCTGAGGGTGAGGGCGAGGCGGTTGAAGCCGGCGCTGGCGCCGGGCCCGGCCTCGGCCAGCTCGGCCTGGAACGCCTCCAGCATCGCCTGGGCGTCGGCGTCCTGGGGGATCGGGCTCTCCTCGAGGCTCAGCGTCCAGGACTTGCCGGTGGCGCGGTAGGGCTTCTCGAGTGCGCCCTTCTCGCCCTGGCGGACCTCGTCGGGGACCAGGAAGCCGGTGTTCACCAGCGTGCGGACGTGGTGGAGGACCGTGCCCGGGTCCTTGTCCAGCCACTCGGCCAGCTGCTTGTTGGTCAGCGACCGGTCGAGGCAGAGCCGGAGGATGCGCATGCGCAGCGGGTGGGCCAGGGCCTTGGCCTCGGCCGCCGTGGCCGGCCGGCGCACCACCGGCCCCCTGATCGTCGGTTCCATGGGGAAGATTCTATCAATTGACTTTTCCAAATCAATGAACTATGGTCTCCACCCATGAAGCTGGGACCGAACTTCCACAAGGCGCTGGCCGCCTCCGGGTTCTCCAACCTGGCCGACGGGGTCTTCCAGGTCGCCCTGCCCCTGCTGGCCGTCCAGCTCACCCGGTCGCCGCTGCTGATCGCCGGGGTCAGCGTCGCCGCCCGGCTCCCGTGGCTGCTGGCCCTGGTGGCCGGGGCCCTGGCCGACCGGCTGGACCGGCGCCAGACGATGGTCCGGGTCGACCTGTTCAGGGCCGTCCTGCTCGGGGGGCTGGCCCTGGCCGTGGCGGCCGACCTGGCCACCCTGGCCATGCTGTACGTCGTCGCCCTGCTGCTCGGGCTGGCCGAGACCCTGTTCGACACCTCGGCCCAGTCGCTGCTGCCCGCCATCGTGTCCCGCGACGACCTCACCGTGGCCAACAGCCGGCTGTTCGCCGTCGAGCTGGTGGCCAACACCTTCGCCGGCCCGCCCCTGGGCGGGCTGCTGGCCGCCGCCGGCCTGGCCGTGGCCATCGGCGTGCCCGCGGCCGCCTACCTGGTCGGGGCCGGCTGCCTGGCCCTGATCGCCGGCAGCTACCGGGCGGCCGGGGCCGGGCCGGCCGGGTCGACCCGGCTCCGGGACGAGATCGCCGAGGGGGCCGGGTTCGTCTGGCGCCACCCGGTGCTGCGCCCGCTGGCCATCATGCTCGGGATCCAGAACATGGCCTTCGCCGCCGTGTTCTCGGTGTTCGTGCTCTACGCGGTCACCCCCGGGCCGATGGGG
This DNA window, taken from Actinomycetota bacterium, encodes the following:
- a CDS encoding DUF3224 domain-containing protein → MTTTSGTATGTFTIKAWDEQPWAELDEAPKLTHARVTTTYTGDLEGEGTSGLLMAYDQADASYAGYERFVGSLDGRPGSFVLRLGGGFTDGAATTTWTVVEGSGTGDLAGLQGEGGYVARQGEPEVAWELRWSLA
- a CDS encoding helix-turn-helix domain-containing protein, giving the protein MRQVEAAPRGVLDPGAGARRFEVGRSRPCPDLVELVEHFWTVRWDLRGRDPHIQHTLPHPSVHLVAEPGRSGVMGVLTGRFTRELAGAGRAFGIRFRPAGFHPFLGGPVASLTDRRVAVAAVFGPDGDRLVGDLLAAAGEPELAATAEAFLLDRLPAPDPNVALVNRAVDLIMADQDLTRVGDAAGRAGVGIRRLQRLFATYVGVTPKWVIRRSRLHEAVERLDRGDHVDLGFLARDLGYFDQAHFARDFRAAVGRPPAAYARGSASPG
- a CDS encoding SDR family oxidoreductase — its product is MDNQRHQGRVAVVTGAGSGIGRAVAARLAAEGAAVVGCDVNQAGLEETLGAVREGGNDATVVMTDVTSQDQVDRLVDDAVGRHGRVDLLANVAGIMDWFLPAHEVDDETWNRVMAVNVNGPMMLCRKVLPGMLERGAGAIVNVASVAGLRGGGAGIAYTTSKHALVGMTRSIAWTYRADGIRCNAICPGGVQTNIGTTAVPRSQFAFERLGKSLALAEKAADPDEIAALASWLASDEASNVNGAIVTADAGWTAG
- a CDS encoding GAP family protein, producing MELLPAIVGLAVVDSINPSALLATIALLLRGRPARPLVAVYVVAVLVSYLAIGLALTLGLGLTPQAVLESDAAYLAQGVLGAAMLAYAVAAPGRRRERGPARPRRLPAAGRPAAVFALGVAVTALELPTALPYLGAVGAITRAELAVAEWLPLLLLYNLIFVLPPLALLAAHLALGDQADRLLERLRDHLGGGAREGLLWLLGLVGFFLLADALGHFEVLA
- a CDS encoding TetR family transcriptional regulator C-terminal domain-containing protein; protein product: MPKLVDPEQRRAAIAEAVWTVIRRDGLQRASVRNVAREAGLSMGSLRHYFSTQSELLCFAMQLVGDRARARVRTLRPAADPRQGAEQLLAELVPLDDERRAESEVWLAFTDRALVDPDQRAIHQRIHDQLYGACVTAVTLLADAGLTPADLDVPLEATRLQALVDGLALHAVMRPEKVPPSRISGVISHHLDTLTATGPAGTGPRVA
- a CDS encoding uracil-DNA glycosylase; translated protein: MASTASASLDRLAAQVAGCRRCPRLVAWRERVATEKRAAFRDQEYWGRPVPGFGDPAAGLLVLGLAPAAHGGNRTGRIFTGDRSGDWLFASLHRTGFANQPISVSRDDGLALTGCYVTAPVKCAPPDNKPLPSERDTCAPWLTAELALLDVRVVVALGAFAWDQALRHLGPVRPKPRFGHGAEASLPGGRVLLGSYHVSQQNTATGRLTAEMLDAVFRRARELLDAY
- a CDS encoding amidase translates to MDGAEQVDLAEALRARLAAAGLEVPAADADRLERDLALHLERVAALTAAADLDPSDPPLTDPTTAVGAGATPGANADLPAPGRDATPPGRGAGLVEQARTVREGEASSGELVERALERIGELDGRVGAFVLVLAERARAEAGERDAERRRGGATGPLHGVPVAVKDLIDVAGEVTGAGSPKLAGNLAGRDAEVVARLRAAGAVVVGKTRTHEFAYGVVTPGTVNPWDPGRIAGGSSGGSAAAVAAGLVPGAVGSDTAGSIRIPASCCGIVGLKPTWGRVPAGGVWPLSWSCDHVGPMAATVADVALLDQVLAAEPPGTGGGAPPDPPRIGRIVGDDLGPVDPAVTATVDELCRRLEAAGATLDEVVLPMGAARGAVATVVLAEAAAAHARLLEETGEAGYSRAMLAMMRIGRSALAGEYLTGLRYRGRFVAEVEGLLAGRDALLLPTLPCAAPPAGERTVTIAGTRVGVQAALTRLPGPFNCSGSPVVSLPAGLAGRLPVGVSLVGRIGRDRDLLRLAAWIEALAPAIGRPAVDA
- a CDS encoding lysophospholipid acyltransferase family protein — its product is MSEREQSQPAQTGSSRRRGTVPTYSWARTPPARLVRSGIQYGALVPLLKFIAPFTVIGKRNLAKLDGPAVFVANHQSHFDAPVCLAAVGGRIRRRLVVAAAADYFYSSAVKGAAASLALGTVPFVRSGGSSRDSLQFLKDLVGKGWSVLIFPSGTRGTGASGFKKGFAYLAIDTGVPVVPMYLHGLEQVMPKGSFVPLPGGVVVGIGLPIPPGDDYNDLVRRAEAGVAEVRAVVKGWEGA
- a CDS encoding phosphatidate cytidylyltransferase; its protein translation is MPRNPFANPLFLPVFLRVMLLIVVGLAAVLLSQRRSLKVWRRSTLFLRARTWFVIGPVFVLAVFIGGFVGFLLPTFVVVQGCSEFARIAGIDRRYAYLLILWGEFGLLVAALARDFFGFLPFGFFIALTLLPILSGQITDAHRQVADTLVGYVFVALPMAYIVLVKSAEPNGLEFLLIVTVAVALSDIAAYATGSALRGRKLMPRVDPTKTWGGVLGNLVGAAVGVGWLWVAVPPEWSIAAVVVLVLVITFGSVWADLTGSFIQRAFRTEVRSTVILGYGGVLSRIDSLLITFPLSYYALILVDKLVG
- a CDS encoding DUF488 domain-containing protein; this encodes MTRLLTLGHGTASATELLALLDGAGVARLVDVRTAPGSRRHPHVRREAMAGWLGTAGVGYRWEPELGGFRRPGPESVNHALRHPAFRGYADHMRTPPFWAALDRLLAEAAADPTAAMCSETLWWRCHRRLLADAAALVRGAEVLHLDHRGRLEPHRPTEGVRRDGDLLAYDLGATPPLPEA
- a CDS encoding winged helix-turn-helix domain-containing protein, producing the protein MEPTIRGPVVRRPATAAEAKALAHPLRMRILRLCLDRSLTNKQLAEWLDKDPGTVLHHVRTLVNTGFLVPDEVRQGEKGALEKPYRATGKSWTLSLEESPIPQDADAQAMLEAFQAELAEAGPGASAGFNRLALTLSRASREELESRVLAILDEYVTRPPDPDGEPYGLLFAMHRRSLGPDPSGGPARRPRGHASGSGGVAPRS
- a CDS encoding MFS transporter: MKLGPNFHKALAASGFSNLADGVFQVALPLLAVQLTRSPLLIAGVSVAARLPWLLALVAGALADRLDRRQTMVRVDLFRAVLLGGLALAVAADLATLAMLYVVALLLGLAETLFDTSAQSLLPAIVSRDDLTVANSRLFAVELVANTFAGPPLGGLLAAAGLAVAIGVPAAAYLVGAGCLALIAGSYRAAGAGPAGSTRLRDEIAEGAGFVWRHPVLRPLAIMLGIQNMAFAAVFSVFVLYAVTPGPMGLTEAGFGVLLATLGVGSLLGTWLAVPAERRLGRVPTLVLSVVLGAASVAVYAVTASPVLVGISFAVSGVTMVLWNVVTVSLRQRITPDRLLGRMNAAYRLVGWGTMPIGAFLGGALAEWLGLRPTFLAAAVLTLLTLIGFRYVTREAVARADAAGAPTG